From the genome of Solanum stenotomum isolate F172 chromosome 5, ASM1918654v1, whole genome shotgun sequence:
GAAATAAGCTCAGGTCAGATTGTAGGGCTGGACATACCCCAATGAAGGAAGCACTTCCGGACTTTAGATTTGTTGCCAACCAGGAAAGACCTGGGACTTTTCTGTCACTTTTGAGTGAATAAAGCAGCTTGTAAAAAAATCTCTCAATGCTTTTCTCCATGGTAAATTTTCTAAATTAGACATTAGAAATTTTGAACTAATGAAACAAAGATCTACAACGGTGTAATTTTTTTGCATGCTTATACCGAATGGAAGTGCTTCACATCATCCTCGAAAATGTAAGCAGGTGTCAGATCAGTGCCACCTCCAAACCACCATTGCCTAGGTGCTCCTGGAGTATCTGCATTAAAATTAATCACAAGTAACTGATAATTAATATAGTTCAACTTAAATTAATCAAGATGCAGAAATCACAGACATGGACTTACCAAAGGTATACTTTGGCAATACTAGCTAACGACCTAAATACTACTACTCTCATTTTTGATGCAGACCCATATTATGCATTAATAAACATAACCAGTGAACAGATTCATAAAATGCAAGAAGCACACAAGACAATTGGGGCAAGAACACTAAATTCTACACGAAATTTCTTAGTTAGTGATTTGGCATATTTTCCATCTTAAAAAGGTAACAAATTTTTTGAACAACTCTTTTAAGAATTAGCACTTCTGCGATAATATTCCCACTTTCAGCTCTTCTCAATCGTCTACTGGTGGTCTCATGCCAAAGCTTCCCCCACCGCATAGCTCTGTTTTCTGTCTCCATGGTGTGCTGCTTACTGATGCAATGCTCTGGACCATAACTGCCTACTACCATAGCCTCTCCATAGGTGCAGCCACCCTCGCGTGTATCACCCAGTGTGCACAATAATCCTTTATATCTCCCTTTCGATGATGCTGCATGCATCATGCCTGGAGGCCCCCTTCACATCATTGCTTATCTAGTATAAAAACAAGCTTGAGCCTGCTATTGATTGGGTCAAGCTATGAACACCTTAGGCAAATCTTACATCAACAAAAAACATGGAGAGATGTGAAGTATATAAGGAAGCAAGCATTAGATCACAGTAATGCATTCTGAAGCCGTGCAGGCAATTGTGTACTAGACTGTAAAGATTAGTGTCAGAGCCACCCCTCGTGTATCCTTGTATGTTGGAGGAGCAATCTCAGCGATGAGGCTGAGTCCCTAAGGCAAATCCTATGTCggaaaatgtaaaataaagttGTTGGATGTTAAGGAAGCAAGCCTTAAGGTATAGTGTTGTGTTCTTAAGCTATATATGCTTTGATCCAATGTGGGTAATAGCACTGGTGAACTTGACTGTTGCACACAGCCTCCAAAATGGTGGCTCAATCAAGCTCGAAATCAAATTGAGCCAAGCTAATAAGTAATGCTCGGGTTAAGCAGCATTGAAATTTGCACTGAGTTTGGATGCATCGTAAACAATAGATTGTATTAGATCTTTTCGCCAATGACCAATAATATTAACCAATGAACAGAATAATAATATGAGGGTCATCAAACTAGCGAATTAGCCAAAAATTACACCtcatgaaaatataatataagtaaATAACCGTGTTGCCTCTCCAACAACTTAATCTTTTAGATGACATGGTCACATAATTCAAGATAAGCAGAGGTCCTTCGAGCCTAACCACCACTCACTATTAAAAAACAGCTTTCAAGTGTTGGGcccaacaaaaacaaaaagaatcagGGTTGAATGTGAGGTAACTTGTTGTAGACCAACAGACCCAACAAGTGAATAAATGTGACATGTCTTTATCAATTTAAGCTTTTAGTTTGAGATAGTCACACAATTCAGCACCACTCATGTATAAATAGAAGCTGGGCAAACCCATTCActcttttcttttcatccttTCCCCGAATCCCAGACTTCTGCCACTGCATTCATTTGGTACAACTCTTTTTGTCCATCTCAAAATAAGCAATACCTATCTCCACCCTCATCCACAATTCCAAATGTGCACCATCCACCACTGTTCTATTCTCTTATCCCTCCCTAGATAGCAATGACGCAATCTATTCTCATTACTATCCCAACCAGAAATCTATCATTCTACCCTCCGTACACTCAACCCCATGCCCGCCACCCCCCTTGAAGCCCCTGCATTCGTCAAGAGATCTATTTTCTTATCCATCCCTGGCTGCAATCTACTATCTTCCCCATCCCCAAACATTAGTGTATCCTTCCCATTCCCTGCACCCAATCCCCATGCACCAACACCACCACCATCCATCCCATCCCCACGTTGTTGCTACATTGCTATGGTTTTACGTTCTGAATGAACCTTCTTCTTTCAGGTGCCGCttcttttcttacttttttctgTCATTTGAGGATATTCTAATGACAGATGGAGTTACTGATTGCACTAGAAAGATTAAATTGTGCAAAAAGTGCTTTCATTTTGAGAATAATGTTCTTGTGTTATTGTTACccaataaataggaaagaattagGATGGCATGTTACTCCATTTTAGAGAAATAACATTCCCAGAAAATGAACTACAAGTTCATTATGGCCCAGCAGGATATAGGAAGCAAAGCAAAGCAAATATGATACACCTTGGAGCtgaattaattttgaaatctaCTCCAACAAGAATTACTCTGACTGAGGGAAAACTGCAAAAGTTGTAGATGTGCTTTGCATTCGTCAACACTACTAATTTCTGTGAAAAGCAGGATAAGTGGATTCTCTAGTCTATGTCTATGACTGCAatccctttttattattattattattattttattccaaaatctcaaagaaaattagaaaagcACAATAGATATCAATAACACTCGCTAGTCCTGCACAATCTCTTCTTTTCTCATAAACTCATAGTTTCTACTCCATTTAAATCGAAAGCAGATCAGCATCACTGAATAATAACCAAAATTATGAAGGGGAATACCTTTAGGAGCATCAGTCTCAAAGTAGCGATAATTGAAATGTACAGTTGGTGCAAAGGGGTTTTTTGGATGTATAACCtggtaaaagaaataaaacctTTATCAGTGATGATAATGTTTGGCTTGTGGTTCAGTGACATATTCAAGTAAAATGGACCAAGATTTGCCCAGAGAACAATACTAAAAGAAGGTAATTACTCTAGTAGTCTAGTCCATGCTGATTCTTAACTAAGCAAGTGGAATCAATTAACTACCCTCAATCTCAAACTAGCTGACGTCAGAGATATGAATCCCCTATATGTTCCACTCTCATCCGGCAATCATTATTACTGAAAATCTTAAGCTTTTGGGTGAATATTAGCGAGAGAGTGATAAATCATAACAGTAACTCTTAAGGGAAAATTTACTTGGCTCTTAAATTGATAGACACTAatcccaaaaataaaatgttgataaacaaaaaaaaagggaatttTACATCGTTGGCCAACAGCAACCTTCTAAGTTCACAGGTGGAGTTCAAGTAAGCAGGTGGAgttcaaaaagaaaacaaactcAAAACTACTAGTGCAATATACTTGTCGAATGCCATAATCTTCCGAAAGACATTCAAAAATCAACGTGAATCCCTTTGGATAACTTTTGGTTCTTAATAAGCAAGTGAAATAGATAAATTAAGCCTCAATTCAGACCTAGTTTGGTTAGTCATTTTAATCTGTTTATATATTTCATTCTATTCGGGCATCCATTACTATAAGATTCATCATAAACCAACTGGTACTTCATATGAATAGAGTTTATATTAGTGAGTGGAGACAgaaggaaaacaaaaacaaaactacTAAATGCAATATACATGAAGAATATCATATCCTACAGAAAGGCATCACAAAACCAACATGAATCCCTTTGAATCACCAAAATCTGAATGACACTTATAACAGCTTGTTTGATGGTTGTTActtgttgtattgtattgttagttgatatacaattttgttttgattgttagaTCGTTAAATCCATCTTTGGGTAACAATGGAAAATCCCACTTTGTGTAACGACCGATTTGGTGTGATTGCAacattgtattcattaaaataatacagtatgacacaaaacaatacaatatgatacattatgaaacaatatgcCACAACCATCCAAACAGAGTGTAACCAAAGTAAGAAATGTGGAAAGAGTAGCTGAATTTTATGGCACCATAAATCAGTATTCAGGACCAAAGATACTCTCAGATAGAAATGCCATAACAAAGACTCTTTCACAGTCAGCTCTGCTTATAAGAATTTGAATCAGATGGGGTCTCAAATCAGTTTCTTACCCTGGAAGCTTATATGGAAATTGAAAATCCCCTACAAAGTGGCCATCTTGACTTGGCTAGTAGTGAAAGAGGCTGATCTAACTCAAGAGAACCTCATGAAGAGGGGCATACAAATGTGTCCAAGATGTTATTTTTATGAGCAACAGGCAGAGAGAATTAACCATCTGTTTTAACATTGTAAAGTGGTTAACCAGGCACCAGCTATGGATCCTGTTTACTAATTTCAGAGGCATAAGGTGGACTATGCCTGAAAGGGCAGATCAGGCTCTTGTAAGCTGGAACAATGAGGGTAGTGGTAGCACATACAAAAACAGATGGAGAATTTCCCAGCCGTGATATAGTGGTAgcacatacaaaaaaaaaattaaggcatGTGAGAAATTTACCGAGCTAACGCCAGCAGCAAAAAAGGGGATAGGCCCAGGTTTAGTATCTCCATTATCAACTGGTCTAGCAGCTCGATAAGCTTCAGGAGGCATAACACCATAAACAACAGAAACATTGACACCAGCCTTCTCAAAAACATCCCCATCTTGCAAAACCCTACTAATCCCACCACCCCCACCAGGCCTGGACCAAACATCTTCCTTGAATTTCCCCCCTCCATCCACATCTTCCAAAGCAGCACAAACACTGTCTTGAACCTCCCTAATCATCTTCTCAAAACGTGCTCTAACCGAATTCGGCTTTGATGACTCATCCCCCGATGACCCTTCATCAGATTCTCTTAGAAATGTATGTGGCCGTTCAGTTTCTGGGGTTTCCTTCTCAATCATCCTCGATGACACTTGAACTCTGATGGAGCAGTTGTTGTGTGTTGATTTTTTACTTGTTCTTCTGCATCCAATGGTAAGTGGAAGTGATGAAAgattggttaaggatgaaggagaGGAATATCTGAGGGGGAAAGTGGAAGTGGAAGAGGATGAAGGAGAGGAGAGAATTGCAGGAAGCATTGCAGATGAATTgaattgtaaagaaaaaaattgagagaaaaatGGGGAAGAGAGAGTAGTTGCCTAAATTGGATTTACAAAGGGTATGACCAATGGGGAGAGAAGAAATGGATTATTGGGATAAGAAAAAACCATACAAAGGGATAGCCAACTTtgctatatttttaaaacaaatattagaaattattattatattatatgtccAATTCatagtaagtttatttttttggcaaataaGTGGAACATTTTATTCACCAAATGGTTGATTTGAGAGGTTAAAAGTTGGTTTTGTTTCGTCTAAATAAGATTTATTCTGTTTATTCGAAAATCTGTTATTAttcttattggatggtttgTTTGATGTGCATCAAATTGGAGTTTCAGTAATTGTAGGACTATACATGAATATTGGAGTTATTTAGGTTTCAACTTGAGCTTTAAAAAACAGAGATTTGTTGTTCACTCAAATACTAATTCTGAATATATGAATTTAGCTGCTACAACAGCTGAAATAATGTGATTGTAAAACATTCTTCAAGAGTTACATGTTTTGTCTACTACTACaaaattttgatatgataatTTATCAATTGTAAATCTTATAATTAATGTTGTCTTCCATGCTCGCACTAAGTATATTGAGCTTGATTTTTACTTTGTCAAAGAAAAAATTGGTCCAAGAAATTTTTAGGTTAGCTATATTAACTCTGTGAATCAAGTGATAAACACATTCACAAAAAATGGTTTCAGTTCTCATTGACAAATCTATTATAATAAACTCACAATTTCGCTTGAAGACGGAAGTAATATCGtatatttccaaaaaaataataatttagatataaatgtgtgattatttaatatttatgtaaatatttgaacatcattttcttactaaacgtAATACACTACACTTGCAAGTGTCATCTTGTATACCTTTGTatcaacattattatttttgcaataAGAAATAATTCAATGGAGTTCGTTTGCCCTTGACTTAAAAGTTTGTGGGCTAAATTGtaaccaaaagaaaataatggaCCTTTTCATACAAGTGTTTTTCTCGGGAAAGTGTACAAAATTTTACGTGATTAATTCCAGATTCAATCTCAATCCTCCGTCGCTCGCGGCCGTTCCCGGTGACCGTCTCACCTCAACCACTGAATTTCAATATTCCGATCATTCCTACCTTTGTAAATTGTAACTAAAAACTCATGGAGACTCTGAGAGTACAATTATTGGCTGAAAAAGGTGAGATCTCAGTACCATCACAGTACGTACAACCACCGGAAACCAGACCACAAATAGAAAAAACTAACGTCAAAGCAGCTGTACCAGTAATCGATCTCAGTTCACGAACGAACCTTCTCGATGAACTGAGGAAAGCGTGCAAAGAATGGGGAGCATTTCAAGTGATAAACCATAAGGTTCCGATTAGTTTGTTGGATGATATGAGGCGTGTTGGTCGCACTTTTTTTGAAGGTCGCACAATGGAAGAGAAGCTTAAGTATTCTTGCGATTCTGCTTCTCCTGCTTCTGAAGGATATGGCAGTCGCATGCTTGTAGCATCAAATGACACGGTTTTGGATTGGAGAGATTATTTCGATCACCACACTTTGCCTTCATCACGTCGCAATCCTTCTCATTGGCCCGAGTCTCCGGCCGATTACAGGTTTTGCTGACTTCTTCTCCTAACTAATACAAATTCTCCCTCCGTTTCATATTAATTGGCCTCTGTTGAACTGACACAACACACCAAACGTATAAATTCTCTTGCTTTgctaaaatgaacaagtaaaatgaaacatcTATATTTGAGGTGCTTGTATGCTGAATACTAAagtaatgcaagtgcaaagatTTTGCCAATTTTGGAGGTTTCAAGTTTGCTTATTTGATCAGTAGGGAGAAACTTGAGTCCTTTTACCACCTCCTTAGCGTCTCTGTTAAGAGTCTGTAGTGgtcattttatgtttttaggACTGCTTTTCTGGAATGTTCACTTCCTTTTTTTTGTAAACATAACATTATATAATAACTCCATTGCCGCGAATTGAAAGGTAACTGATAATTTCTCGGAATTCCTGCAGTGCTAAAATGTCTCTGACTGTCTGTATAAGTGTTAATAAAATCTTTTACGAGAAACTAATCGAAGAAATAGTGATTGGAAGTTGCTCAGGATATGAGTATCAATTATTTCCTTTCTAAGCTTGTTTCATGCATAAAGCTCGCCTAAGCTATTAACAAAGTAAAAACCTCTTAATTCCAACAATTTCCAACCCCTATGAGCCCTGATCTGCATTGTCTTGACCCTAATGCTGCCGCACACTTTGTCCCAAATCACCATCATCAGGCTGCTTTAGTGTACTCATGTCCCTACATTTCCCTCACCAAACTAAATACGAGTGAAgattcttctcttcttccttcATAAAAGAAGTTTGTGTACAGAGTAGAGCAATATTAAGCTCAAATCTGCAATAAATGGCCCCTAAAAAAGTACTTGCTGCAGTCAATGGCAAAACCAGGATTTtcaataagggggttcaaaatctaaaaaaatagacACACAAAGTAGCCGAAAGGGGTTCAACATCTACTttatataactaaaaaattattttaaccatgtataaattatataattttccaccaaagggggttcggatgaaccccctcATTGTAAGGTGGCTCCACCACTGGCTGCAGTTAGTTCTTGAGCCAGAGTTACAGCCACATCAACTGAGAAGTCTAAACTGAGAGAcgaaaacaaaattgaaaaggccaaagtacaagaaataaaaagaggCAAAACAGTCGAATCCCAAGCCTTGTCATCCTTACATGGATCTTTCACTTGGCTTGATATACCCTTGCtgaaaggatgtgactttggTATGAGTAGGTTTTGTGGATTCTCCAAAATACActaaaaattagtaaaagaaaaaCTGCACATATCTAATGCGGATATTTACACATGTCAGATATGTACTAGTAAACTTCTGCATTGAATGTCCATCTGTTCATGGGTTTCCTAATTCATCTTTTTCCCGATTATCACTTAAATTTGACTGACTAAGTCAATTTGTTGCAGAAAAGTTGTGGCAGAATACAGCGATCACATGAAAGCTCTCGCACAGGAACTTCTTGGTTTAGTCTCTGAGAGTCTAGACTTGACATGTCAGTGCATAGAAAATGTTGTTGGGGAGTTTTACCAAAATATCACTATTAGTTACTATCCACCCTGCCCTCAACCAGAGCTTACTCTTGGACTGCAATCACATTCTGACTTTGGTGCTATTACACTTCTCATCCAAGATGACGTGGGGGGTCTTGAGGTTTTCAATAATGGAGAATGGGTTTCTGTAAATCCAATGTCAAATGCTATCTGTGTGATCTTAGCAGACCAAACTGAGGTACTGTTTCTCGCTATGGTTACTGATTAATTCATGCTTCCTGCATGCCATGTTTTgctttaaaaattcaaaatactacGATCATACTGAAAAACTCGATTTAGTTGTTGATCAATGAAGAAAAAGCTGTACATATGAAGctgaaattattttcaataatcgTGTATAAGTGAATTTGTTAATGTGTGTGCTAGGGTTGTTTGTGACTTTGTGGTTTCTGTTTCGGTTACTTCCACCCTGCTGCACCCCAACCATGTGACAAGCTGGTTAGGGGGTTAACCCTAATCCGGTTGACGTTCAAATTAAGAAATTTATGGTCCTCGACCAGAATTTGGAGGAAAGGTATGGGTACCTGATGCTTAAGGGATTACTAATAAAGGAAAATGTTGTTTGTTGAACAAATGCTTTCCATTTGTTTGTATCTATTAACCCTATTCCAGTTGACTTTTCTATTGAGAAATTCATGGTCCTGGACCAAAATCCTGAGGAAAGGGGTGGGTATCTGTGCCACTTTTCAAGCGACATTTTATAAATGTCTGTTAGTAGCTGTGCTAATGTTTCTTAATCCCAAGTGGTCATGTTTGTTGAATTTGGCCTTGGAGAAAAGCTAGAAAATTTACAGTTCCTCAGTCTGCTTTCTATTTTATTGCATCTGCTAGCATTTTTTTGGTCCCctattttttcctttggtgGGGGGttcattttgtttgtttcaTGTGTAAGTTTTAGGACTTCTAAAGTTTCTAGAGAGGATTGAGGGGATAAGACGTGGTGAGTCTCGAATTAAAAAAGAGACGAATTGACcgacctttttttcttttacacaaaatatcacctttaaacactGATTAAAAGAGATGGGGGCTGAATTATAAGCAACTAAACacctaataatatataaaataccCCATGTCTCCACACCCAAGCCCACTCGTTCAAAACTCCTCTTCTGCAAAACTATTATTCCCAGGCCTCTCGTTCCCTCTTCTCTTTTGTTGTTGCGATTTTCATCTTTCTTCTACCATGTGAACTTGATTGATGACATTATTAACTTTGATCACTTCAACAAATTTCGTCAAGGCACTGCTAAGGTaaattccttcttcttcttcttcttcttttttttaaaaaaaaggttttagTTCTTTTGAACTGATAgaggggttttttttttttttgcctagAAACAACAGTTTTTGCCTCCCACAGAGGACCCTCCTTTgctatagaaaatatatatccATTTTAGAAATGTTGTTATGAATATAACTTAGCTGGAGGACCTACGTGAGAAGATGCCAAATTACATTTGGGACCCTGGGAAGATTCCTATATATAGAAGAGGGAAATACTCAATTAGGATTATGCTATGAACTTGTCTCTTATTTCTTAGTTTCTTAATTTAATCTGGAACCTCCCTccattcttcttttttatttctacttCTTCCCTTGGAAGGATTTGTTACTAGTTTTGGAGTAATTAGAATGATGAACTCTTATAGTTGTACGTGTAATTCCAATTATCCATTTCAATACAATATGAGTTCATTACATTGGTGCTTTCATTATTCGTACTCCATGCCTCTTTACCCTTCTGCCATGCTTGATGATCAATTCAACACCCTCTCTGAATCGTTGAAGGTGCTGCAAGAATCGATGAAGGAGCTACAGGCAAACAACAAGTGTATGCTCTCTTCTATTTGTCATGTGCGGTCATTGCTGCAGGAGGAGATGCGATTGGACTCCACTTTCACCGATACTCCAGAGATTTTAGATGATAAAACTATCACCTCTGTGCTAGAGTCAACTTGCGATGATAATGACACCGAGATTGCTGATACCGTGAAATCACATTTGGATTCTCAACTTCCCATTCTTGATGTTGGATATACAATACAAAAGACCATTTCTCCCTCTGTTCTGTTCAGTGCTTCTATTGACACTACCGAGCTTGAATTTTCTAGTTTGTCCTTCTCAGTTAAGGAACTGACACGGACATAAGCTTGACATGGAGTTTGACTGCAAGGTGTTCGATATAATGCGGAAGAGAGATATTTTTGCAGAATTTCTTTGCCCTCATACAGCTATTGGTTCGCTTGGTTTACACATTTGCGATTGGTTTGATACTGGGCGGGATATTGGGGCTTGCTTTGATAAGGTAAACTCGGGTGTGCATTCACTCAACcgatttcttctttttaattgttCGAATGCCTTTCCACTTCTGAGCGTTGACGATACTTCAGATGTAGGTGAAGTATCCTCACTTACCATTGCACACAAGGTGTTTGTTGATATGTTGGACAGGTATGAATATGCTTACTCTTTTAATCTCGACTCAGCTAGATCGTACATTGAATCTGAGAGTGACATTCTGATTATGGATAGAATCACATTGGTCCATATGATTAAATGTTTACAACTTTCATTTGATCCCGGTGTATACGTAACACATGAGGTCATAGTCCTGTGACATATGTAACGATATTAGAAGTATTACGCATATTGAACATCATTGCATAACTGCTAACCATGCTGTCGGGGTTGTTTCTTCTGGTGAATTAGAGAAGTATATTGATGCATATGACTTCATCCAGTACTTCTATTTTTGCAACTTCAACTTGTCCTGGCAGCCATACACTACAGTTGCTTCCTCTCATGGAGAAAATAGTTTTATTGTGCTTAGGTTGTTGGAGCAACTAAATACCATAGCCCATAGGTGAGAAGCCTGTTGATTTATGGTATCGATCTGATGTCGCAATTAATCGAACAACATGTGTTCTGCGAAGTGGCAATTGGCCTGGGTTTACACTCTTCTCTGCTGACCAAGTATTGCATATTTTTGTGACATGCCAATATGCAAGAACAGTATTTGGACGTTTGGGGAACCCCGAATGGTCTTGCAACAATGATATAAATCAGAGAGCTGGTGTAAGCTTTGTCTGTGATGTTCTGAATGATGACCCCCAATATGAGAAATGGTACAGTAGTGTTTTTGGACCAGCTCCACCTACTGGTCTTAACCACCTTCAGATGTCTAATGGTCACTCAATTGTTGAATGGGTTGATGACTGCTTAGTTGTAGTCTTATGGATCATCTTTGCGAGTTGTATTCGACTCTTTTATGGGTTAATGTCATTAGGATATCCCGTTACAACCATTTTAAAAAGGAGTAGTCACATCTTTTCTGATGCCAAGGTTATCTTGACTCCTGATTGGTTTGAGCAATTTAATCTCAAAGTTCAAATTTGCAAGTTTGATCACTGTTGGATCAAAGATGGAATGATGTTTGAGGTGCTTGTAAAAAGgcaattttatttaaaagtattGCTCCTGAGGTTGAAAGAGCGAAAGATTTTCTTGGTGAACAAACAAAAGAGCTACAATACCATATTTGCAAAAGCAAATGCTCTATGAACAGCAAGTCAACCAGCTTGAAAATTTCCATTTGCCTCTCGTGATCAAATGTTACTGTTAGAAGGTGCAAACACCACGTCAAACACAATTATTGATGCTTTGGGAACTACAACTGCTGCGAGGGAAGTCACGCAGAAGGCACCGCCTATTGAGGATATTGACAAAATAATTGTTGCAATCAGTGAGCTGATGGAAATTATGAAAATGCTACAAGAAGCATTCTCTTCGCATGTTTGTGCAGCTGCTGCGTTTGTCAACCGTGAGTTGCAGGCAGCAAATAACAAAAAGGTAGGCACACATAACATATTGAAAATTATGTTGGCTGGATATTGTCCAAAAATTGCTCAATGTGTGTTCTATGAATTGCTAGGGAAAGGTAATTCTCCTTCTGCATTCACTTTTGCTCAAGTGATACAAGCAAAATGTGTAGTCGATGAGGTAGACTCTGGTAGTTCACTTCTTAGAGACATGACAAAATTGGGATGTGTACCAAATGCTTTGAGTCACCATTGTTGTACTCTTACACCACCACAGTCTGCCAATGCTCTTGTTCATGAGTTTATTTCAGAAAATTTACTGACATCTTGTTCTACAATGCTGGATCTGTTGCTAGTTGGTGGGGCTCCCAATAGACTAAAGATGTGGTCTTGCTCTCAACACAAGATCAAGTGTTTGTTGGATGTTTCTGAAATCGGGAAGAGATATGTAGTGTTGGTTACATTTTTTGAAGAGTTATCCCCTAATGAATGTAAGCTACTGGAAGTTGGTTCTGTGGGTGCTGGAAGGATTTGGTTCAAGTTGGTTGAGAAAGTGGTTGTCCCTTGGAGTGCTTTTTGAACTACAGAGATCTTACAGGTGCCAGTGCCAtcatttcataatattttagtgGAGTTGGATCCAACAATTCTCAATGCTCTCAGATCAAAGCTCCATAAGGTGTTCAATGTCGGTCCTTTAGTTCTGCCATCTTCATCTCTCAAGCAACTCCTTGATGTTAATCTTGTTAGACATGGATGCATCCTCTGGTTTAAAAAGCAAAATGTGATTGAAAGTTTCTTTGGATAATGAAGTGTTAGAAGAATTCCTATGGGTTGTTAACACTTATAAAGAGGAACATGACAACATTGTGGTCTCATTACGACTATACTCaaaccttgaggacaaggttaTTATTGAGGAGGGGAGAATTTTTATGAATATAACTTAGCTAGAGGACCTACGTGAGA
Proteins encoded in this window:
- the LOC125864982 gene encoding oxygen-dependent coproporphyrinogen-III oxidase, chloroplastic, coding for MLPAILSSPSSSSTSTFPLRYSSPSSLTNLSSLPLTIGCRRTSKKSTHNNCSIRVQVSSRMIEKETPETERPHTFLRESDEGSSGDESSKPNSVRARFEKMIREVQDSVCAALEDVDGGGKFKEDVWSRPGGGGGISRVLQDGDVFEKAGVNVSVVYGVMPPEAYRAARPVDNGDTKPGPIPFFAAGVSSVIHPKNPFAPTVHFNYRYFETDAPKDTPGAPRQWWFGGGTDLTPAYIFEDDVKHFHSVQKGACDKFDASFYPRFKKWCDDYFYIKHRDERRGLGGIFFDDLNDYDQEMLLSFSTECANSVIPAYIPIIEKRKDTPFTDEHKAWQQLRRGRYVEFNLVYDRGTTFGLKTGGRIESILVSLPLSARWEYDHQPVEGSEEWKLLDACINPKEWIC
- the LOC125864987 gene encoding jasmonate-induced oxygenase 4 — protein: METLRVQLLAEKGEISVPSQYVQPPETRPQIEKTNVKAAVPVIDLSSRTNLLDELRKACKEWGAFQVINHKVPISLLDDMRRVGRTFFEGRTMEEKLKYSCDSASPASEGYGSRMLVASNDTVLDWRDYFDHHTLPSSRRNPSHWPESPADYRKVVAEYSDHMKALAQELLGLVSESLDLTCQCIENVVGEFYQNITISYYPPCPQPELTLGLQSHSDFGAITLLIQDDVGGLEVFNNGEWVSVNPMSNAICVILADQTEIITNGEYKSAQHRAVTNAGRSRLSVATFHDPSKTRQISPAFHPPRYRPVIYGDYVSSWYTKGPEGKRNLDALLL